The genomic interval AGCAGCTAAATCATCTGAAAAAGGACATCGAACAGCTCGTGAGGTACGCCACCGCAACTCAGCTACTGTGGTTCTATGGGGCAAGGAAACTACAAACGTTTTTGTAGGATGCAGACTATCCCAACGttcggcttctcttctgtaATTCGTCCTTCTGCAAGCGACCTTTGGTGTTTTTGTAGGGGAGACGAGAGTCACGAGCAGTTCCGAACGTTCATTGTTGAGGAGTTGCAAGCGATGAAAAGTGGACTTGCTCTAGCGACACAAGCTCGCGAGCAGTCGGACGACGAAATTATCCATGTAAGTTTTCCAGCTTGCTGCAATCGCGCTTTGGGGCCATGACAGCTACATTGGAAAGCGATAATATTTTTTTCACGTTCAGGAAGTAAACTTGCTGTTCATGCGAATCTGTTTAATCAGTTGCATTTTGGAGGAGCCTtttggcgcatgcagttctccGGGGTGTATTCCTGGTGGTCAAAGCTGCTGTGACTGTTCCACAGATATAAGCACTCGCTGTTCACCAGCTTGAAGCCTACAGACGGACTCACTAATATGAGTGTACCAGAGTCTGTTTTATTGTTCAGGCTATCAACCAGTACACGACAGCCTTACAGAAGGGCCTTCGAAATATAACAAGTCGCTAATAACAAGCCCGGGCAACTCTTTAGTCGACTCTTCTCTCACTCCGCtatctttctgttttctgtagATCCTGCATACTCCGTCCCTTCTTTTATACAATGTCTTGCCGTAATTTCTGCGTACAACAGATGTTGTCGTACTGCACGCCCATGCAAGGGGACGTGACATGTTGATGATTCTCAGAGAAGAATCAGCACGGTATCTGGTAGGATGTGTATTTCCCTTCTTCAAAAGATGTGAGCGGTTTTGGCAGGCTCCAACCGCAGCCAGTCTCTGCCTTCAAAACAGGAAAAGCCAATCCGAGCACCGGATGCATTTGGTATTGCTGCAGTGCACCTTGATGCTGCTGTGCCGCGCCACCAGCAAAGCGCTGATTTCAAGAGTCGAGTGCCTGAAGTGTTAGTATGGCGCCCTTTGCTGATCGTGCCGCGAGTCCATTGTAGATGGAACGACTAGAATGGGCACTAAAAAAGCAAACGGTCGAATACAAATTTGCAGAACTCAGTCTTTCTGTAGCATGCTGACGAATGAACGCACTCCGTGATGGACAGGCTGTCCTAGCTCTGCTATATTCCAAGCAAACGCAGTACACCTGAGATACGATTGAGGAGGCGCGTTTAAGTTTCGTTAGTGACGGAGTCCAGCCAATCTCGAAACAGATCGAGGTCAAATAAGAATCCCCCTCATTACGTTCGCCCAACAACAGAACTTCCCCTTGCTACCAGGGGCCGCGACGAGCGTCTCACATATCCGTATGCTGAGAGACATAGCAGGCTTTTTGGAGCTTTATGAGTGTGCGTGCTCGGAGGGGGAAATTGATTCTGTCATGACGCAAATTTACCGAAAACGCGGCCTCGCCGACGCGGTGATGTCTGCGCATCATGACAATAGACTCTTTTATACCACCGTTGAAAAAGATCGTTTAAACGTTGCTACGACGAGCAACCACAGAGACAGATCATTTGGCATGAATCAGAACGCCTTGTCCACTGTAAAACACTTTGCAGATATGATTTACACTACTCTCATTATTGTGTGGAGATCGAGGGCAAAACTCCCAATCATCCCTACATTGATCGAGTTTCGCAATCACTTTGCTAGGTACGTTTTTTTCAGTAGGTCGAATATCTATGAGGCCGTGGGCCTGTTTCGTTAATGTCTAGCAAACGGTAGCCGTGTCATGACGTTACATGTTCTACGTCATTCCCCGAAAGCAGCCGTGATGGGAGCAGAAGACGTTTAACCCATGAGAGTGTTTGACGACAATATGCTAGCGTCCACAATATTTGAGATGCAAAGTTTTCTCCGTAGCGGCAAGGAAGGAGTACTCTTGGAACGTTGTGTGTGAAGTGGATGCTGTTGTATGTACACCCTTCATGACGTGAATTTTTGGGCGGCCCCCTGCCTGACGACTGCGTGTCTTTCCCTTTTCCGTAAAGTTAGTTCTCTGTTCCGCGCGTAACTGCAAATAGCAGACGAAAAGCAGTGTTGAGTTCCTCCATGCAACAGTCAACATGGAGTGGCGCATTCCACGAGCGGTCGAAATAGGGTTCTTGTTGTGCATATCGTTCGCGGTGACTAATTGCTGCGCCCTGGAACATGAGGAAGCTGCCGATGCTATTGAGAAAACATACATCAGAATTGCAACCGCGGAGGCGTCCTCAGTTTACCCGAGGTATGAGTACCGTACGTGCTCGAATGTCCATATATTGTTCACCGTGTCCTCGTCAGTGTCGGACCCAATGGCATGCGAGAGTATTCTCCCGACAAAGCCTTAACCAAAGGATCTGGCTATTGGAGCTCAGAGGGAAACCACAAAAATGAGGTTGTGAGCTGGACAGGAATTCTGACCAATAGGCGCACGTTTAATGGAATCAACATCAACTGGGCGTACGCTCCGGGAAAAGGTGAGACAAGATATCACTTAATCCCAGAAATGCACACTTACTTCCTTTCAGTTTCGATAGCGGTCAGCTTCGATGGTAAAGAACCTTTCCACGAGGTGGTACCGTTTCAAGACGTGAACGGTCCAAGCGGTACGTAAATACTTCGTCTGCTCAGTTTTACGCTGCAATAAAACTATATGACGCCATCGCAGCTGCTTTCGAACAGCAAGTAACCTTCCCGCATCCGATTCGTTTGAAAGCGGTCCGAATCTTGATGAAAAACGCTCGCTATGAGTATTTCGGAATTAACCTTGTCCAACTTGTTGGAGCTGGGAATCCGATGCTTCGGATTCACGGTGGTATCACCAGTCCTCACCAGGTTTGCTATCGATTGCAATGCGTGCCTGTTTCTTCAGCACCACACAAACTCATCAGGATATGTGCTTGCAAATTGATGAACACGATGATATTGTCCTCGACGGCTGTCTTGCATCGCTTACAGCCATGGATGGTAGAGCGCTCTGGAAATACAATGAGCTTGGTACGGTACAGCATCCTCTCGTTTGGCTGAAAACGTAATTGTATGGCTTTCTTATGGTGATCGTTTCAGGACAACTATACAATCCAATAAAAAACAAATGCATGGCGTTGAAGGACAACATCGATTTGGATGGCGGTGCCGTTGTGGCTCAAGACTGTGAACAGTCTTATAAATATAACGACGGGCGGAGCATCTGGCAAGTTGGAGATACAGATTTGTTACCTTTAAGAATGCTTAAATCGATGCGTCAGGGAACTACAACCAAATAACCAGCTGAAACTCTTAAAGGGAGGCAGTTTCTGTCTATCACAGGAGGGTTCAAAGGCTGGAATGACTAATGTCGCGACAAGCAAGCAGACCAAAGCGAGTCATCCAAGGCCTGGCGATACTAGTCATGGACCTGGGTTCGCAGTCGACGGCCACTCAGTGACCTACTGGGCATCGCAGAACTTTCCGGTCAATGCGGTGCCAGCTGCGGTGTTCTTTGACATCGACTTGGGAGAAAAGTACAAGCTGAACACAGCAGTCATTGACTGGGAGTATCCAGCGATGAGCTACTCGATCAGCACCAGTATCGATGGCAAAACGTTCACACTCTGCACACGCAATCACGTCAACAGCCTGTATAGCACTCTCGATGATATGAAAAGCTCAGTGGGACGCTACGTCCGCCTGACGCTGGAGAAGCCCCACCCAGTAAACGGGTAAGTCTTCCGTACTATTTGATCCGATCTCTGAAGGTGACACTGTTATTAATTCAGAAGAATCGATGACAATCTTCTTTACGGCATTCGCGAGTTCGCGATATACAGCAACAGGCTGCGATCCATTGTTCAGAGCTGTGGCGTGGCAAAAAACTCGAGTGATGCTCGGGATAAGTACTTTCTGGAACTTGTTGCAGAGGTCGACTTCACTTCGGGAAACGAACTTCACAATGCCAGCGAAGCTGTTGCCAAAGCGAGCGCTCAGGTTGCTGAGCATGAGATGGAGTTAGAGGCAGCTATGCCGATGCTGGTTACCTGCAAGGCAGACAAGGACCAGGCGAAGCAAAAACTGGTCTCCTTTGAAGGCAGATATGGCTCGCTTTCCGACCAGTTAGCTGACTTAGGTGCGCGATATTTCATTTCCCATGGGTGAGGAGTCTTCTAATCCAGAAGTTTGTACAGACAACTCCATGCGGGCCGCCGCTAGGTTCTTTGGTCCCCCGAGCACGTCCAGTCTGACTCCTGGATACTCTGAGGCATCACCAGTCACGGATTGCTATATTCTCAAAAATTCAATGCCGCAAGTTATATCGGGCTTCTACTATGTGGCATCTAATTGCGCTCCCAAAGTCTTGCGGGCTTATTGCGATAGCGAATACGGAGGTACCTATTTTGTACCACCAGGTAAGCGGGTTGGAATCTAATTAAGCATGCCAACTATTAAAAGGTAGGACCGCAGAAAATGATGGGCTCGTAGAGCCATGGGACACTGTGCGGGCATGTGCAGGTAAGACGTGACGTCACCTGCCCCTATTTTCCTAAATAATTAAATCCTCTCCCTAGCTTACGGCCTCGAACCGATTCACCTGCACAGCGCCGGCCAACTGACTTCACTCCATCGAATGCTGAAGCTCATGGGCGTTGACTTGAACAATCCAGTTCCTCTGGGAATCGGCGACGGGCGCGGCTCCTTTTACTCTCTTGACATGAAGAAAGATGTGAGACATTTCCTGAATCCAGAATTCAACTCCCCTTAATGTGTTATCAGATCACGGGTTATGTTTTGGATGCCGGCGCTCTGGAGGGGCAAGGACGCAATACTGTCGGCATAGGAGGCGAAGGGCTCGTGTTCTTCGACTCCTCGGAAGTGGAAATGTCTGCAATAATCTGTAGGACTAGCGAGGACAGGCGGAGATCATGAAGCCTCAATGATATGTGCTTTTTAGGTTCGACGAACCAGGACGCCCTGAATCCACCACCGGCATACATTGACGTTTCTTGCGCCACGCCTCCTGGTGGGAACGTTGCCTTCGATGGCCCGCCTGGCACTTCCTTGACGGTGAAGTGCCCACAGAACTGCCTTTTCACTGGTGAGGCGTAATGCTGACCTTCAGTCTTTGTGTGAGAAATAAAAAATTACCCTGCACATCAGCCGAGGGAGCTTTGGTTGTTggtggcgaagaaggaaactaTTCTGATGATAGCTCCATCTGTCTGGCAGCTATCCATGCGGGCGTGCTGGGCCGGAGTGGACTCGTTAGAGTTCATATGGTACAAGCGCCCAACGAGTTCGAGGGAAGCGGAAGCAACGGCGTTATATCAGAAAGCTACAGTGGACCACGAGCGTCTCGCGCCTTCCGCCTTGAATCTGTGGCAGTAAAATGCCCCCAAGCGAcgcaagagacagaaactgcCAGTAGTTTCTTGGAACTCAATGCCAATCGTGATCAGCCGTCCTTGAGCACAGAACTGGTAGGCGGCATCAcgtcttctgcagctcgcTGTGTGGTGCGATTGTCTTATGATGTGCATCTAGAAGATGACGGGAGTCAGCCCGGATGCAGGTGCACAACCGCCGGCTACCTCTGATACGCAAACGACAGCCGCAACACGCGCAGCAATCCGTCAGTTGGAGGTGTTAGTCAACTCCAGACTGGGATCGATAAACGCGGCTGTAGTCAAGATGGTCGAAGCAGAAGCCAATAAGGTAACATCGCATTACTTGACAACTCTGGGCAGCAATATGAATTACTTTAATTCGCCACCGCAGATAATTTCCGAAGCCAGAGGGATTCTGAAGCCTGCAGGAGTGCTAGAGGAAGAACTAAGAGTAAGACCAGATTCGCAGCCTTGATTAACGCTAATATGTTTCTTGACCTTTTACGGTCAGTCCAGAGCGGCACGCCTTCTTAGCAAGACCATGACCCTGGCAGATAGCTTGAAGGCCGCTGCTGGTAGAGTCGCATCAACACTCGAGAGCACAAATCAACAGCTACAACAGGTAAAATCACTTCCTTTTACCTGAATGAAGCGCACAGCGCAGAACGTTCGCTCTAGGTCATATTAACTCGTGCAAGCCAAACGCAGGCCGACAGCTGGGCATTGACGGCGTTCCATCCTCTCGAGTTCTACGATGTGTTCGAAGTCTACAACTCCAAGACCGCAATAGGTAAGAACACCGACGCATCTTTATGCGGCGGGTTCCTGATTATGTCCAAACAGGAACTGGGAACTGGAGAGTGGGAGAGGCACCCGCAGGCGGGCGCGGAGGCCGGAGCATCCTAAGCCAAACGGCGGTGGTAGCTCCAGCAAATCGTGGTGTGGCGGCTGTTGGCACATATGCAAGCGTCAGAAATAAGAGATTTTTTGATGGCATCTTCTCCACTGATGTGTACATATCCGGCTCCGGCTCGGCTGGCATCGCGTTCCGGATGAAAGACTTCGAAAACATGTTCCTTTTCGAAATGCGGCAGGTGCGTTGAACGATTGATTTTTTCTACCATCCAGCCCTAAAAATTCTTTGCAGTCAAATGGTGGATTCAAGAGACTTCTTCGGATTGTTGATGGAAAGCCAGTTGAAGTTTCCCGAGTCGACGATGGTGGCTATCTAGAAGGGAAATGGTACACAGTTCGAATCGAGATGAGAGAGGCACGATTGCGGATCATTGTGGTGGAGGAGTCGACAGCACCCGTCGTTGTTGAGCCTCCGGCAATATTCGATCTGATAGACGGCTCTTTAATGTCCGGTTCCATCGGCTTCTTCACTAGTGGAGTTGATGGTGCGTACTTTGACATGATCCAAGTCGACGCCCTTCCCTGTGTGTTACGGACGGAGGCCCTTCCTCCGAAGCCTGCCACATGCAGCAACTACAAAGAAATGGTGTGACATTCTCGCTTTTGTCTTCCTCCGTGCTAAAGCACAAGTGATATTCTTTTCAGTTTGTTGGAAGTCTCCGCAAAAATTGGAGCGTTTCCGAGTCGGACACCATTGGGGGACCGGCCCGCTGGGAATACCGCACGAATGTTGGGGGAGAACCCAAAGTTTTTGCCCAGATGGTAAGAGCTACAACCAACGAAAGCACCCCAGTCGCAGACACACTACATTCGTGTTCCTGCAGTCCAGCGTCCGTGGTCGAGAAGAACACGTAAGATTATTGATGCAGAAATTACGTTAATGTAAGTCTTCCCATCGTTCTGCATC from Toxoplasma gondii ME49 chromosome VIIa, whole genome shotgun sequence carries:
- a CDS encoding LCCL domain-containing protein (encoded by transcript TGME49_205662~Signal peptide predicted by SignalP 2.0 HMM (probability 0.944) with cleavage site probability 0.759 at residue 26), encoding MEWRIPRAVEIGFLLCISFAVTNCCALEHEEAADAIEKTYIRIATAEASSVYPSVGPNGMREYSPDKALTKGSGYWSSEGNHKNEVVSWTGILTNRRTFNGININWAYAPGKVSIAVSFDGKEPFHEVVPFQDVNGPSAAFEQQVTFPHPIRLKAVRILMKNARYEYFGINLVQLVGAGNPMLRIHGGITSPHQDMCLQIDEHDDIVLDGCLASLTAMDGRALWKYNELGQLYNPIKNKCMALKDNIDLDGGAVVAQDCEQSYKYNDGRSIWQVGDTDLLPLRMLKSMRQGTTTK
- a CDS encoding F5/8 type C domain-containing protein (encoded by transcript TGME49_205658), whose amino-acid sequence is MTNVATSKQTKASHPRPGDTSHGPGFAVDGHSVTYWASQNFPVNAVPAAVFFDIDLGEKYKLNTAVIDWEYPAMSYSISTSIDGKTFTLCTRNHVNSLYSTLDDMKSSVGRYVRLTLEKPHPVNGRIDDNLLYGIREFAIYSNRLRSIVQSCGVAKNSSDARDKYFLELVAEVDFTSGNELHNASEAVAKASAQVAEHEMELEAAMPMLVTCKADKDQAKQKLVSFEGRYGSLSDQLADLGARYFISHGFFGPPSTSSLTPGYSEASPVTDCYILKNSMPQVISGFYYVASNCAPKVLRAYCDSEYGGTYFVPPAYGLEPIHLHSAGQLTSLHRMLKLMGVDLNNPVPLGIGDGRGSFYSLDMKKDITGYVLDAGALEGQGRNTVGIGGEGLVFFDSSEVEMSAIICSTNQDALNPPPAYIDVSCATPPGGNVAFDGPPGTSLTVKCPQNCLFTAEGALVVGGEEGNYSDDSSICLAAIHAGVLGRSGLVRVHMVQAPNEFEGSGSNGVISESYSGPRASRAFRLESVAVKCPQATQETETASSFLELNANRDQPSLSTELKMTGVSPDAGAQPPATSDTQTTAATRAAIRQLEVLVNSRLGSINAAVVKMVEAEANKVTSHYLTTLGSNMNYFNSPPQIISEARGILKPAGVLEEELRSRAARLLSKTMTLADSLKAAAGRVASTLESTNQQLQQVILTRASQTQADSWALTAFHPLEFYDVFEVYNSKTAIGTGNWRVGEAPAGGRGGRSILSQTAVVAPANRGVAAVGTYASVRNKRFFDGIFSTDVYISGSGSAGIAFRMKDFENMFLFEMRQSNGGFKRLLRIVDGKPVEVSRVDDGGYLEGKWYTVRIEMREARLRIIVVEESTAPVVVEPPAIFDLIDGSLMSGSIGFFTSGVDGAYFDMIQVDALPCVLRTEALPPKPATCSNYKEMFVGSLRKNWSVSESDTIGGPARWEYRTNVGGEPKVFAQMVRATTNESTPVADTLHSCSCTIAVLGGNRGCDSGVFSFKAFPQCESGIVGAVFRYMDTHNYMLFEMGPNFARLRKRADGSFTTAAKSLLGGYKIGEWNSITITFNGGTVIVNAGRGGSPIPVFSVIGTESWDGGSVGFTTWNCGGVAFADITLRPFQETRIVPNPVNSPVSVFTEVDTRTEAGMQVCLNRKHAPDRAEFCNKIQKKGGTVTEKCKTNFCDVCCEEELPISVKARNDCKRQCHKNDGESTSVLEALESVKSGCSIEGSKPIYRFCETEADQQKCQQVCVMCCETAKVPFDQPYRARRFVARECKNSCTVPAAQQEL